CTTTGTAAATTTCATTGACGATGTCCGCGGTTGATTTGTACCCGCTGTCTGCCTTTGGCAGACAGTCAAGAATCTGTCGTTCCCTTTGAAGCCGGTGCTCGATGTATTCTTTTATCTTGGTCTCCGGGTCTGGAATCACAGGTCCGTGTCCCGGATAAATGACCGATGGCTTAATCGCTAGAATGGCGTTCAGGGAGCCCATGTAGGAATGGAAGTCTTCAAACACCGCAGACCCTTCGCCTAATATGCAGTCTCCACTAAACACGGCGTTTTCTTCGTCCAGATACAGCACTATATGGTCCTGCGTGTGGCCTGGAGTGGCGATTACCTTGAGCGACGCTCCTTCAGTGCGAATCCAGTCTCCGTCATTTAAGTACTGAAATGCATGTTCGGCCTTGTCGTCACGAAAAGCATACTTCTTCACGATGCATCCTGGCTGAACTTGTCGCCGTATTTCATCTACACCACCCACGTGATCCAAATGCCAGTGGCTTACGATAATCTGCTGCAGCGATATGCCACGCTCTCGCAGAACGCCTTTGAGGGTCTCGATATACTCCGGGACATCGGGCTCTCCGGTATCGAGCAAAATTCGCTCCTTACCAGTCCCAATAATATACGTATTAGTTCCCTGCAGAGTCATCGGGCCTGGGTTACATCCTAAAACTCGGATGATGCGAGAGGTCAAAGTAGAAACCTTTGGAATGAGCGTCGCCATACTTCCATATACCACAAACACTCTCAATAACAGCCAACTGCTGCACCAGCTGCACTACTGATTAACTCATGCTCAAGCTCCCACTATTAGCGCTAGCCGCGGCGGCTGCCGCTAAGGTCGCTGCACCCAACGTCGGCTGCACATGCACCTGTAACAGTGTTGTTTGCACACGGCTGTGGCGCATTCGAGTGTGTGCTAGATTTAGCTAAAGTGGCATGTTGGACAAAGACATCAGAAAAGTTCATGTGGAAAAGCAGAACTAcgctgccataaaaaaaaaaagagttcagaAAGTTCGCCATTGTTGTAGTTTGTGCCACACAGAAAACTTACGatgaacgacgacgaagttgtGGCCTCGATCGCGTTCATCCAGAGCTCGCGCCTCGCTTTCGCGAGCCCTGGGCAGCACAGCTAGAACGTCGCCGGGAGGTGCAACACGGGCGCCTAGGTCAAGGTAAGGAGAACGTACTATTGCACTCGTAGAATTATTCTTGTAAATTAGCAATAGCAATCTTAAAACACAGCAACGCTACCTGGACAACGCTCCTAAATTATGAGTGTCCCCCTTGTCCTGGGGGGCCTCGATCGGCGCCTACGGCCAACAGGGTTCCTCGCAAAGTACCAAGCACGCTGTCTTGGCACTGTGGATAGTGTCAGGAACAATGTCGCCCGTAGACGACGACGCTGTAGACGCCGGGTCACGCGAAATCTgacgaaagtgatcgtatcccagATAGTGGTCGTTGGAAAATGCCGTCTCGTTCCCAAATTTCTCTGACAACTGTTGAACAAACTAGACTTTTCTATGGAGGCATCGGACCGTCATCAAGTAGAAACTGGTCATTGATGTCTCGGTTCTTTGGT
This Dermacentor albipictus isolate Rhodes 1998 colony chromosome 1, USDA_Dalb.pri_finalv2, whole genome shotgun sequence DNA region includes the following protein-coding sequences:
- the LOC135900667 gene encoding endoribonuclease LACTB2; this translates as MATLIPKVSTLTSRIIRVLGCNPGPMTLQGTNTYIIGTGKERILLDTGEPDVPEYIETLKGVLRERGISLQQIIVSHWHLDHVGGVDEIRRQVQPGCIVKKYAFRDDKAEHAFQYLNDGDWIRTEGASLKVIATPGHTQDHIVLYLDEENAVFSGDCILGEGSAVFEDFHSYMGSLNAILAIKPSVIYPGHGPVIPDPETKIKEYIEHRLQRERQILDCLPKADSGYKSTADIVNEIYKETPAHLHAAAARNVEHHLNKLIKDGEVVKSATDSAYRRA